A stretch of the Streptococcus suis genome encodes the following:
- a CDS encoding methylated-DNA--[protein]-cysteine S-methyltransferase translates to MLYKQIYKSPLGSISLIASDKGLIGAWFEGQKYYEKGVTEEVSVTSHHVLEQACDLLTSYFSGENPDFSPLPLDLRGTAFQLRVWKILQEIPAGQTTTYGQIAKELGIQSGQAIGGAVGRNPLSIIIPCHRVLSGDGKLTGYAGGLDKKIWLLQHEIPGFEVKK, encoded by the coding sequence ATGCTATATAAGCAAATCTATAAGAGTCCCTTAGGCTCAATTTCCCTTATTGCTAGTGATAAAGGCTTGATAGGCGCATGGTTTGAGGGACAGAAGTATTATGAAAAAGGAGTGACGGAAGAGGTATCTGTCACTTCTCATCATGTCTTAGAGCAAGCATGTGACTTGTTAACAAGCTATTTTTCTGGGGAAAATCCAGATTTTAGTCCCTTGCCACTTGATCTAAGAGGGACAGCATTTCAGTTAAGAGTTTGGAAGATATTGCAAGAAATTCCTGCAGGTCAAACGACTACTTATGGGCAAATTGCCAAGGAACTTGGTATTCAATCAGGTCAGGCGATTGGTGGCGCGGTTGGTCGTAATCCCCTATCCATTATTATTCCATGCCATAGAGTATTGAGTGGGGATGGAAAATTGACAGGTTATGCTGGCGGTCTGGACAAGAAAATCTGGCTCTTGCAACATGAAATTCCAGGATTTGAGGTTAAGAAATGA
- the xth gene encoding exodeoxyribonuclease III, with translation MKLISWNIDSLNAALTAESPRALLSRAVIETLVAEDADIIAIQETKLSDKGPTKKHLEILKSYFPDYFNTWRSSVEPARKGYAGTLFLYKNHLTPTITFPEIGAPTTMDAEGRIITLEFDDFFVTQVYTPNAGDGLKRLADRQIWDLQYAAYLSQLDRQKPVLATGDYNVAHKEIDLANPASNRQSPGFTDEERQGFTNLLAHGFTDTFRHLHGDVLNAYTWWAQRSRTSKINNTGWRIDYWLVSDRVADKVTKSYMIDSGARQDHTPIVMEINV, from the coding sequence ATGAAACTTATTTCTTGGAACATTGATTCCCTAAATGCCGCTCTTACAGCTGAATCTCCTCGTGCATTGCTGTCACGCGCCGTCATCGAAACTCTTGTAGCAGAGGACGCTGACATCATTGCAATTCAGGAAACCAAGCTATCTGATAAAGGACCTACTAAGAAGCATCTCGAAATATTAAAATCCTATTTCCCTGACTATTTCAATACTTGGCGCTCATCAGTGGAGCCCGCTCGCAAAGGTTATGCAGGAACACTCTTTCTCTATAAGAACCACCTCACTCCTACGATAACATTCCCTGAGATTGGGGCACCAACCACCATGGATGCTGAGGGGCGCATCATCACGCTTGAGTTTGATGACTTTTTTGTTACACAGGTCTATACACCAAATGCAGGCGATGGTTTGAAGAGATTGGCTGACCGCCAAATTTGGGACCTTCAATATGCTGCCTACCTTTCACAACTAGATCGCCAAAAACCTGTTCTCGCAACAGGCGATTACAACGTTGCGCATAAGGAAATCGACCTTGCAAATCCAGCAAGCAATCGTCAGTCCCCAGGTTTTACAGATGAAGAACGTCAAGGCTTTACAAATCTATTAGCCCATGGTTTTACAGATACCTTCCGTCATTTGCATGGTGATGTTCTTAACGCCTATACTTGGTGGGCACAACGTAGCCGTACCAGTAAAATTAACAATACTGGCTGGAGAATTGATTACTGGCTAGTTAGTGACCGAGTAGCTGATAAGGTTACCAAATCGTACATGATTGATTCTGGTGCTCGTCAAGACCATACACCAATTGTGATGGAAATTAACGTTTAA
- a CDS encoding cation transporter, translating to MNHKKIERKSLIVSSIVNGLSGTAGLAVYIMTGLNALLLDGVFSLIAFVSSMVAFYISKNSHRKTTTFPQGLYFLEPLYAIMKSLATLLLLLFAVLETSATAFAYFVNGIGHTMTTGPVVPYTITMFLVCMGLYFYNRHMSARLNHMSIIIQAESKGNLVDGLISGAIGLAVILLHFIPISSPLGFLHYTGDFFLTVVLALISFKEPWDGLVVSFKELANGTIQAPEIHDSIYQILETYLDDHTDNIEIHIFKQGINIRVKINLHNVQHEIVRKLLEDKQQMIYLLKKKHEYISVEYAL from the coding sequence ATGAATCATAAAAAAATCGAAAGAAAATCTCTTATCGTGTCCTCAATCGTAAATGGATTGAGCGGAACAGCGGGTCTTGCTGTGTACATCATGACAGGATTAAATGCACTGCTCTTAGATGGTGTCTTTTCACTCATTGCTTTTGTTTCCTCCATGGTGGCCTTTTATATTTCAAAAAATAGCCATCGGAAAACAACTACTTTTCCACAGGGACTCTACTTTTTAGAACCTCTATATGCCATTATGAAATCACTCGCAACCCTGCTATTATTATTATTTGCAGTATTAGAAACAAGTGCTACTGCTTTTGCCTATTTCGTCAACGGGATTGGTCATACAATGACCACCGGCCCAGTTGTTCCCTACACAATAACCATGTTCCTTGTTTGTATGGGACTCTATTTCTATAATCGCCACATGAGTGCAAGATTAAACCACATGTCCATCATTATCCAAGCAGAGTCTAAGGGAAATTTAGTTGATGGACTTATTTCAGGAGCCATCGGTTTGGCTGTCATTCTTCTTCACTTCATCCCAATCAGCAGCCCACTCGGTTTTTTACATTACACAGGGGACTTTTTCCTAACTGTGGTACTAGCTCTCATTTCCTTTAAAGAACCATGGGATGGGCTGGTTGTTTCCTTTAAAGAATTAGCAAATGGAACCATACAAGCACCCGAAATTCACGATTCCATTTATCAAATTTTAGAAACCTATTTAGATGACCATACGGACAATATTGAAATACATATTTTCAAGCAGGGAATAAATATAAGAGTAAAGATTAACCTGCACAATGTTCAACATGAAATTGTGAGAAAACTGCTCGAAGATAAGCAGCAAATGATCTATTTACTAAAGAAGAAGCACGAATACATTTCCGTCGAATACGCATTATAA
- a CDS encoding arsenate reductase family protein has product MILFYEYPKCSTCRAAKAELIKLGVEFEAIDIKTTPPSASQLKDWMEATGFELKKYFNTSGNSYRELGLKDKFDSLTLEDALGLLANDGMLIKRPLLIKDGKILQIGYRTKYENLDL; this is encoded by the coding sequence ATGATTTTATTTTATGAATACCCAAAATGTTCTACTTGTCGTGCAGCTAAGGCTGAGTTAATCAAATTAGGTGTGGAATTCGAAGCGATTGATATCAAAACGACCCCACCAAGTGCAAGTCAATTGAAAGACTGGATGGAGGCGACAGGATTTGAATTGAAAAAATACTTCAATACCTCCGGAAATAGCTATCGCGAGTTAGGTTTGAAGGATAAATTTGACAGTCTGACTTTAGAAGATGCACTTGGTTTACTAGCAAATGATGGTATGCTTATCAAACGCCCTTTGTTGATCAAAGACGGTAAAATTCTACAAATTGGTTACCGAACCAAATATGAAAATCTCGACCTTTGA